Proteins encoded together in one Xiphophorus maculatus strain JP 163 A chromosome 13, X_maculatus-5.0-male, whole genome shotgun sequence window:
- the pygo2 gene encoding pygopus homolog 2 isoform X2: MKSPEKKKARKSSTQAAGFSHLTEFAPPPTPMVDHLVASNPFDDDFGSPSRPSGAAGPGGAPFLPSPGAGGGGGYGGGGRMGPGMNFMGGPSGNGPPGRRPPFGPPSNAGPHQQLGFGGMPGFGGGGGGGGGGGGGGGGGFPPGGPSQFNMQPNFSPPMHPGPGFNSMLSPGGIGGPGAGGPPHPRFSMPPQQQHGQGGHPFNSPPLPGGGGPRGPLPPMGGGMGPGMNMMGGMGGGPGGNMVGGGLPGMPPQGQFPPSQEGPYPGPSPPGPGSEEGKNFGGGGGPPGPPPQQQQQQQQLNMNPNGPPNNNTTPGPPSNSGPSQPGGGFPGHPDVPPQSANTPGQPPSAPPQPNSSPTGPLNGSGQPQHPQSGQLQPPNNTNTPNSNNSNQQQQQSTPPNSAGSSSYNQQNNTPGSGGPLSNAAPNSNQNNIANNNGGNTPGSNPNPPSNSTSTPNTQSPLPPGPTAPTTGPSSGPGKLGGPGMVFPCGMCLAEVHDDQDAILCEATCQRWFHRDCTGLTEPAYGLLTTESAAVWACDFCIKTKDIQAVYVRQGLGQLVAANES, translated from the exons ATGAAGAGCCCGGAGAAGAAGAAAGCCAGGAAATCTTCCACTCAG GCGGCGGGGTTCTCCCACCTCACTGAGTTTGCGCCTCCTCCTACGCCCATGGTGGACCATCTGGTCGCCTCCAACCCATTTGACGATGACTTTGGATCTCCGTCCAGACCGAGTGGGGCAGCCGGACCAGGTGGGGCTCCGTTTCTCCCCAGTCCAGGTGCCGGTGGAGGAGGTGGGTATGGAGGTGGAGGCAGAATGGGTCCAGGCATGAACTTCATGGGAGGCCCGAGTGGAAATGGTCCGCCTGGACGCAGACCGCCCTTCGGCCCTCCGAGCAACGCTGGACCACACCAGCAGCTGGGCTTTGGAGGAATGCCCGGCTTTGGAGGCGGAGGAGGTGGAGGcggtggtggtggaggaggcGGGGGAGGTGGATTTCCTCCTGGTGGCCCCTCTCAGTTCAATATGCAACCAAACTTCAGTCCCCCCATGCATCCTGGGCCAGGATTTAACTCCATGTTGTCTCCAGGAGGAATAGGGGGTCCTGGAGCCGGTGGGCCGCCCCATCCTCGTTTCAGCATGCCCCCCCAGCAGCAGCACGGACAGGGCGGACACCCGTTCAACAGCCCACCGTTGCCTGGAGGTGGAGGTCCACGAGGGCCCTTGCCTCCCATGGGAGGAGGCATGGGTCCTGGGATGAACATGATGGGTGGAATGGGTGGTGGCCCTGGTGGCAACATGGTAGGGGGAGGGTTGCCAGGTATGCCTCCTCAAGGACAGTTTCCTCCCTCACAGGAAGGCCCCTACCCTGGCCCCAGTCCGCCAGGGCCCGGCAGCGAGGAAGGGAAGAACTTCGGTGGAGGAGGGGGACCGCCTGGTCCTCCGccgcagcagcaacaacaacagcagcagcttaacATGAATCCCAACGGCCCCCCAAATAACAACACTACACCCGGCCCTCCTTCTAACTCTGGACCTTCACAACCAGGTGGAGGCTTTCCCGGCCACCCCGATGTCCCACCACAAAGTGCAAACACACCTGGCCAACCTCCGTCAGCTCCACCGCAACCCAACTCTTCTCCTACCGGTCCACTGAACGGATCAGGTCAACCCCAGCACCCGCAGTCCGGTCAGCTGCAGCCCCCCAACAACACCAACACCCCAAACTCCAACAACtccaatcagcagcagcaacaatcaACTCCGCCAAACTCTGCAGGGTCTTCCTCTTACAACCAGCAGAACAACACTCCCGGTTCCGGAGGACCGCTGTCCAACGCTGCCCCCAACTCAAATCAGAACAACATAGCTAACAACAATGGAGGCAACACTCCTGGCAGCAACCCCAACCCCCCCTCAAACTCCACCTCGACCCCTAACACCCAGTCTCCCCTGCCTCCTGGACCCACGGCCCCGACAACTGGGCCCAGCTCAGGGCCTGGAAAACTCGGCGGACCCGGTATGGTCTTCCCTTGTGGCATGTGTTTGGCGGAAGTACACGACGACCAGGACGCCATCCTTTGCGAGGCTACGTGCCAGCGCTGGTTCCACCGTGACTGTACGGGTCTTACAGAACCGGCGTATGGGCTGCTGACCACAGAAAGCGCCGCCGTTTGGGCTTGTGACTTCTGCATCAAGACCAAGGACATACAGGCCGTGTACGTTCGCCAGGGTTTAGGCCAGCTGGTGGCGGCTAACGAGAGCTGA
- the pygo2 gene encoding pygopus homolog 2 isoform X1, giving the protein MASESGRLQAGQGKRKASQMKSPEKKKARKSSTQAAGFSHLTEFAPPPTPMVDHLVASNPFDDDFGSPSRPSGAAGPGGAPFLPSPGAGGGGGYGGGGRMGPGMNFMGGPSGNGPPGRRPPFGPPSNAGPHQQLGFGGMPGFGGGGGGGGGGGGGGGGGFPPGGPSQFNMQPNFSPPMHPGPGFNSMLSPGGIGGPGAGGPPHPRFSMPPQQQHGQGGHPFNSPPLPGGGGPRGPLPPMGGGMGPGMNMMGGMGGGPGGNMVGGGLPGMPPQGQFPPSQEGPYPGPSPPGPGSEEGKNFGGGGGPPGPPPQQQQQQQQLNMNPNGPPNNNTTPGPPSNSGPSQPGGGFPGHPDVPPQSANTPGQPPSAPPQPNSSPTGPLNGSGQPQHPQSGQLQPPNNTNTPNSNNSNQQQQQSTPPNSAGSSSYNQQNNTPGSGGPLSNAAPNSNQNNIANNNGGNTPGSNPNPPSNSTSTPNTQSPLPPGPTAPTTGPSSGPGKLGGPGMVFPCGMCLAEVHDDQDAILCEATCQRWFHRDCTGLTEPAYGLLTTESAAVWACDFCIKTKDIQAVYVRQGLGQLVAANES; this is encoded by the exons ATGGCTTCCGAATCGGGGAGACTACAGGCGGGACAAGGAAAACGAAAAG CTTCACAGATGAAGAGCCCGGAGAAGAAGAAAGCCAGGAAATCTTCCACTCAG GCGGCGGGGTTCTCCCACCTCACTGAGTTTGCGCCTCCTCCTACGCCCATGGTGGACCATCTGGTCGCCTCCAACCCATTTGACGATGACTTTGGATCTCCGTCCAGACCGAGTGGGGCAGCCGGACCAGGTGGGGCTCCGTTTCTCCCCAGTCCAGGTGCCGGTGGAGGAGGTGGGTATGGAGGTGGAGGCAGAATGGGTCCAGGCATGAACTTCATGGGAGGCCCGAGTGGAAATGGTCCGCCTGGACGCAGACCGCCCTTCGGCCCTCCGAGCAACGCTGGACCACACCAGCAGCTGGGCTTTGGAGGAATGCCCGGCTTTGGAGGCGGAGGAGGTGGAGGcggtggtggtggaggaggcGGGGGAGGTGGATTTCCTCCTGGTGGCCCCTCTCAGTTCAATATGCAACCAAACTTCAGTCCCCCCATGCATCCTGGGCCAGGATTTAACTCCATGTTGTCTCCAGGAGGAATAGGGGGTCCTGGAGCCGGTGGGCCGCCCCATCCTCGTTTCAGCATGCCCCCCCAGCAGCAGCACGGACAGGGCGGACACCCGTTCAACAGCCCACCGTTGCCTGGAGGTGGAGGTCCACGAGGGCCCTTGCCTCCCATGGGAGGAGGCATGGGTCCTGGGATGAACATGATGGGTGGAATGGGTGGTGGCCCTGGTGGCAACATGGTAGGGGGAGGGTTGCCAGGTATGCCTCCTCAAGGACAGTTTCCTCCCTCACAGGAAGGCCCCTACCCTGGCCCCAGTCCGCCAGGGCCCGGCAGCGAGGAAGGGAAGAACTTCGGTGGAGGAGGGGGACCGCCTGGTCCTCCGccgcagcagcaacaacaacagcagcagcttaacATGAATCCCAACGGCCCCCCAAATAACAACACTACACCCGGCCCTCCTTCTAACTCTGGACCTTCACAACCAGGTGGAGGCTTTCCCGGCCACCCCGATGTCCCACCACAAAGTGCAAACACACCTGGCCAACCTCCGTCAGCTCCACCGCAACCCAACTCTTCTCCTACCGGTCCACTGAACGGATCAGGTCAACCCCAGCACCCGCAGTCCGGTCAGCTGCAGCCCCCCAACAACACCAACACCCCAAACTCCAACAACtccaatcagcagcagcaacaatcaACTCCGCCAAACTCTGCAGGGTCTTCCTCTTACAACCAGCAGAACAACACTCCCGGTTCCGGAGGACCGCTGTCCAACGCTGCCCCCAACTCAAATCAGAACAACATAGCTAACAACAATGGAGGCAACACTCCTGGCAGCAACCCCAACCCCCCCTCAAACTCCACCTCGACCCCTAACACCCAGTCTCCCCTGCCTCCTGGACCCACGGCCCCGACAACTGGGCCCAGCTCAGGGCCTGGAAAACTCGGCGGACCCGGTATGGTCTTCCCTTGTGGCATGTGTTTGGCGGAAGTACACGACGACCAGGACGCCATCCTTTGCGAGGCTACGTGCCAGCGCTGGTTCCACCGTGACTGTACGGGTCTTACAGAACCGGCGTATGGGCTGCTGACCACAGAAAGCGCCGCCGTTTGGGCTTGTGACTTCTGCATCAAGACCAAGGACATACAGGCCGTGTACGTTCGCCAGGGTTTAGGCCAGCTGGTGGCGGCTAACGAGAGCTGA
- the she gene encoding LOW QUALITY PROTEIN: SH2 domain-containing adapter protein E (The sequence of the model RefSeq protein was modified relative to this genomic sequence to represent the inferred CDS: inserted 1 base in 1 codon): MALKGAGRGREVYRFPPEGXKMAKWFKEFPLALKNGTDKIRSVSESGSHPRASKAGLMIRTGTKTGHRKNSSADGAAGGGGGVGSLLSRKNRKNSGAEVSRNGVGSQKDGKVWDTLLAGKSRKNSKAEAVMEEQHRPPKTSAPACAYISRMIRVDKQDKSPNFTISGTAGSEADKLAAQSKTETLIIVEDYADPFDAQKTREQRDAERVGENDGYMEPYDAQQMITEIRRRGSKDLLKASMSADGSEGPAEKGQPAAIYDDPYEGSGDGERTKPELDQRPATEYELPWEWRKQHIVRTLSAQFDNPVKEETCFHTLTMQTQMQQQQQHYLRQKSRSQKILRSSHPTLLPSTFPCSSPDGEACCLDPLLPLEKQSWYHGCVTRQEAKFQLQSCKEASFLVRNSESDNSKYSIALKTSQGCVHIMVAQTKENGFTLDQSSCVFPSIPEVVHHYCTSRLPFTGAEHMTLLHPVPRIH, from the exons ATGGCGCTGAAAGGTGCAGGACGAGGCAGGGAAGTTTACAGATTTCCacctgagg aaaaaatggcaaagtGGTTCAAGGAGTTCCCCCTGGCCCTGAAGAACGGTACGGACAAGATCCGGTCAGTCTCTGAGTCCGGCTCCCATCCGAGAGCAAGTAAAGCCGGGCTGATGATCAGAACAGGGACCAAAACGGGCCACCGGAAGAACTCCTCTGCAGACGGCGcagcaggaggtggaggaggtgtCGGTTCACTGCTGTCCAGAAAGAACCGAAAGAACTCCGGCGCAGAGGTTAGCAGGAACGGGGTTGGTTCCCAGAAAGATGGGAAGGTTTGGGACACTTTGCTGGCCGGGAAAAGCCGCAAGAACTCCAAAGCAGAGGCGGTGATGGAGGAGCAACACAGACCCCCGAAGACCTCCGCGCCCGCCTGCGCCTACATCAGCCGGATGATTAGAGTGGACAAACAGGACAAAAGCCCCAACTTTACAATCAGTGGTACCGCCGGTTCCGAAGCAGATAAACTTGCAGCCCAGTCCAAAACGGAAACT TTGATCATTGTGGAGGATTACGCAGACCCGTTTGATGCCCAGAAGACCAGAGAGCAGAGGGATGCAGAGAGAGTTGGGGAGAACGATGGCTACATGGAGCCATACGATGCACAACAAATGATAACCG AGATCAGACGTCGGGGATCTAAAGATCTGCTCAAGGCGAGTATGTCGGCGGATGGGAGCGAGGGACCTGCGGAAAAAGGTCAGCCAGCTGCCATCTATGACGACCCGTATGAGGGAAGCGGCGACGGTGAGCGGACGAAGCCGGAGCTGGACCAGCGTCCCGCAACTGAGTACGAGTTGCCATGGGAATGGAGGAAGCAGCACATCGTCAGGACTCTGTCGG CACAATTTGACAACCCAGTCAAAGAAGAGACATGTTTTCATACACTCACCATGCAGACccagatgcagcagcagcagcaacattaTCTGAGGCAAAAAAGCAGAAGCCAAAAGATCTTGAGATCCTCTCACCCAACTCTGCTGCCATCTACGTTTCCCTGCAGCAGCCCTGATGGAGAGGCGTGCTGCTTGGATCCATTACTGCCCCTGGAAAAGCAGAG TTGGTACCATGGCTGCGTGACCCGGCAGGAAGCGAAGTTCCAGCTGCAGTCCTGCAAAGAGGCCAGCTTCCTGGTCAGGAACAGCGAATCAGACAACAGCAAGTACTCCATCGCCCTCAA GACGAGTCAGGGCTGCGTTCACATCATGGTGGCCCAGACCAAAGAGAACGGCTTCACCCTGGACCAGAGCAGCTGCGTGTTCCCCAGCATCCCGGAGGTGGTGCACCATTACTGCACCAGCCGCCTGCCTTTCACCGGGGCAGAGCACATGACGCTGCTCCACCCCGTACCTCGCATCCACTGA